The DNA segment GTCCAAGCTCAAAGGGTTGCTTTAAAGCTGGCTCAAAACTCTCAGAACCTTTTAAAATCTTGCGGAAGATTGGAATAGCTTCGTCATATTTAGCGTTAGCTCTCAGCGAATCAGCCAGCTTATACATACGCATCATGCTGTATTCATTGCCCTTGGCTGAGCGGCGGAAGTGCTCCAGAGCTTCTTTGTTGTGACCAAAATGATCAGCCACTTGACCCATCATCATCTGCACGTTTGATACGTTTGGATGCTTTTTGTCGAGGGCTTCGAGATCAGCCATAGCGCCCTTTTCATCACCAGCAGTAGCCTTACGCCAGGCTTTGAGGGTAACGTTGCAGACTTCTTCTTCGACAGCCATATTGACTTGAGTGTCACTTGGTGTCAGCACTGAAGCAGTGTTACCCGGACCTGATGCAATACCAGATCGAGTCTCAAGCTGAGCGAGATTGGCATCTTTAGTCTCAACTGTACCCTTGCAACCAGCAAGAGCAAAAATGCTGACACCGCAGACGATACTACGGACCAAAATATTATGGTAGTAGTGTGGCATGACCAAATCCTTGCATCACGCGCGGCTCTTTAACCTTAGATATAGAGAGATCTCTATTGAGTGTGGACTCCGGCAGAGGTGGTGGTGCTGTCTCCATCTGCTCATCAAAATTGGATACTTTATCGAGGGCATGTGAGTCTTTGGCTTTAGCCTGCATCAAACGGATGCGGTTAGTGACCTTAGTTAGATACTTATCTGGTACCGCGTTTTGATAGACCAGATCGACCAGGACTTTGCCAGCCTGGAAGTAATCACCTTTGCGCTCGTAAATCTCTGATAGAGCAACGCGCAATAGCAGATCTTTTGGTTTTTCTTCCATCAAAAAGGTCAGACGACCCTGGGCTTCATCCAAAATATGTTTGTCTTGTGTGGTCAAAGTGAGCTGGTGATAAGCGTGATAAAAAGCCGGCTCACTCTCTGTCACCTGTAGATACTGACGAGCAGCTTCTTTATTGCGTCCAGCTTTTTTGAGATATTCAGCCAGTGTATAGCGCAGTTTTGCGTCACCAGGCTCACTCTCAACTTTGGCTCTGAGATTATCTATTTCTTGGGCAAGTTGTGCGGCGGTCATGGCCGGTTGACTGGCACTAGCCGTGCTGCGTGTGGCAGCTCCAGCATGACTGTTATCGGCAGCCAGGACCAACTCGTCGGTGAGCGGCAGAGTTGCACAAAGAGCAATCAATAGACCAATAATGTTGAGGCGTTGATTCATAACAATAAATGCCACCAAAAGGCTAACGCGGCCATGATATCGCGTTTGTCAGTACGGCGCCTGATGCCGATTTCAAGTAATTGTCGAGCCAGGCAAAAGCCCCATCCCCGCCCGATTTCGCCTAGCTTCGCCTGATTACGACCTTGTAATGACCTGATTCTTGCCAGTCTGAGTTTTCTATAACATGACCTTCGCTGACCACGCTACTGGAGACGCTTTCCACCGGCTCGCCAGCATCCAACAATACAGTGAGCTGATCGCCTTTAGCCATCTTATCCAGCTTGAGCCTGGTTTTGACAAAGTTGGTGGGACATTTCACACCGCGCAAATCTAGCGTTTCCATTTTTTACCCGAGCGTAAGTTTTTAGGTTTTTACAGTAAAACAGACATCTGGCAGACAGGTAGTAGCAAAGGGACAGGCACTGCTATCGGCATACTTGATCCACTCAGTACTAAAGCATTGCCGAGACAGTATATAAGCACCGACATCGAGTAAAACCTGCTCGGGCTCTTTAGCGCAATCTTGCGCCATACAGCTGAGACAAAGCATGGCATCGAGGTCGCCCTGAGCCATGTTTAAAACCTGTTGTCGCATACAAAGAGCTGTCTGACATTTGTGGCAGACGGTAGGCATGGTATCAATAAGTAAAAGACAGCTGGTCATTGTTAGTCACAAAAGTGCCACAGGGCTTAACATTCGAGATAAAACCGCTCTCATAGAGAGCAATTGTATTAGTGATTTTACGTATAAAGCGCCTCTTATGCACTTTACCAAATAGTTATCTATACCTTAGTGTAACCGCAGGGATATCAAGGGGCACTCTGTGACACTGGAATCAACTACCAACCCTATAGAACAACCGGCTAAGGCTGCCCCCTCCAGTCCGGGAGAAAATATACCGCTATCGCTACTGGGTGTGAGCACAAATAAATCGCCTGAAGGTCAACTAGCCCGGCCCTCAGATATGCTGAGCGGCAAAGCACTGGCGATGGACAACAAACTCCTTGACCAGAGTATTGCCATAGCCCGCACAAAGCCTGTCAAAGACAGTCAATTTGCCAGCACTGCTGTCGATATGACCAGCTCATTGACCGCTGCCATGGGAGGCACAGTAACTTTTGCCCTGGCCCGTAGCACCGCTGTCGGCAAAGTAGCATTGCCACTAGCAATGGTGGCTGGCGGAGTGCTCAAATATGGCAGCAAAAGCGGTCTTGAACATGCCTTTATCCCCGAAGACAAGCGCACCACATCATACAAAGATCTAGGTTGGGGGGCAGTGGACGCCGTATCAGGCGTCGGAGCATCTGCTGTTGAGCGCGTTGTAGCCGCCCGATATTTTACCAGCCTGGGCAAAGCCGAGCTTGGCAGCGCCATCTCCGCACCTGTAGCAGAGCATACAGGCCGACTGTTAGCCAGTGAATCACTAAAAGAAGGATTTAAAGCCAGCGCCGTTAGAGGCATCGCCGGTGGCACCACTGGCTCGGCTATATGGAGTGTGCCACACCGCACCGCAAGCAACTGGGAAGCAATAAAAGACGATCCACTGAGCGGTCTCACAAAAACGGCTGGCGAAGTTGTAAGTGACAGTGCTCTCGGTGCCATCCTGGGCGGCGGGCTGGGCACAACAGCCACAGCAGCGATGCGCTACAAAGACATAGCAGGCAAAACAAAAGCACTGCTCATGCCCGAAAAGGACTTACTGAGACTGGATAACTATCATATCAATGACTTCCACAGTAATACAGAGCAGCTCCCGCGCATTGCCACAATGGTCAAAACACTTGAGGCCAAGTCCGCTCAAAACGGTGTTGATGCTAGATTTTTTGTACCGGGAGATATCGAGTCTGGTCGCGTCAATTTTGCCTTTACAAAAGGTGGCGCCATTGAAAACGAAGCATTAATGAGAGCCGGAGCCAAAGAACTGGTACCCGGCAATCATGCTTACGACGCTCCTGGCGGACGTGGCGATGTGCCAAGGTATCCAGCAGTAATGGAACCACTCTTGCAAAAGCATCCTGATGTCAGCCTCATTGCCGCCAATCTTGATGTATCCGCCTATGACCAGTATCAGCGCATCCTCAAACCATACGTAGTCCGGACTGTGACGCAAGGCGACAAACAAGTCAAAGTGGGCACCATCGGTCTGACCACCGAAGAAGGAGCAATTGAAGCTCTCAAATATCAAGACGCCGCTCTCGTTGCCGAGCGGGCAGTGCGTGAACTCAACGCCCAGGGCGTCAATGTTATTAATATCCACTCCCACCTGGGTCTGGGCGAAGACGTCAAACTAGCTCAGCACCTCATATCAAAAGATCTCAAAGTGGCTGGTATTTTTGGTGGTCACTCTCACGATGCCCTGCCCAGACCGATGTGGGTCGGACCAAACCCATCCATGCCCAAAGGTGCTGGCAATTTTGAAATACCAATTGCCCAGGCCGGCGATAGTGGCAAATGGATCGGCGAGATGCAACAAGCTATTCGCCCGGATGGTACATCTCACCGCTATCAAACCACCGGTAGATTGCATCAAGTCGGAGCTAACGTACCTGAAGATCCCGGTATCAGAAAGTTTTTGGATGATAATCTCTCCGAAATCAATGCCCTTAAAAGTGAAAGCTATGACGCCATCGCCCTGAGCCCTTATACAGTAGCGAACAGTCGCAACCGCGAGACCGCTATCGGCAATTTGATGGCAGACGCTATCAATGACGGCTTGCAAAAACGTCTGGGCGACCAGGCACCACAGGCAGTGATGGTGCATTCTGGTGGCATCAGAGCAGACATCCCAGCCAATCAGACTCTCACCCGCCTCGATATCGCCAACGTAGTGATGAATGCTGGCAAAAGAGAAGGCGAAGCCAAAGAACTGGTCAAAGTCACTCTCACCGGTCAACAAGTCAAAGACGCACTCGAATACGGACTACGCGAACGGGCCACGACAAAACCAGTGAGCTTGAGCGAAAAACTCAAGTCACTATTTAGTGGTGGTCAATCCGAACTAGTGGATGAACCAGGTAACTTTGTACAGACCAGCGGTCTGCGTTACGCCTTTGATGTGAGCAAACCAGGACTGACACCACAGGGCGGCGGACAGCGCATCGTTGACTTGCAGATTCGCAATAGTCAGGGTGTGTTTGAAGCAGTCAAACCAGATCAAACCTACACAATCGCCACGAGATTTCATCCTGTGGACAAATGGAATAAATACAATATTTTTGGTCAGGGCAAAACCATTGAGCAAGTACATCAAGAGATCAATGCGATGCCTCTGGAATACAGCCAGGTAGATTTAATTGGCGACTATATCAGAGGCAAAAGACTTGATCCTGCTATCATTGGTGCGCCCGAGGGACGCATTGTCAACCGCTCTCCGCTGGAAGGCGAAGGGCTACTCAAACCTGGTAGATCATTGACAGTGCAGCCCATAGTGGCGGGACAAGCCCGCGCAAAAGAAAGCGATAAATGACACTAGAAGAAAATTTTGAACTAGCCAGACAACTAACTTGTCCGGTAGTGATAATCGCCGCGCCCGGACCAAATAATAGTTATCATGCCATGGTCAGCACTTTGAGCTATGCCAGTCTCGACCCGCTGCTCTTTAGCACCAGCGTGTATTTATCCAGTCGCACTGGTCAGTCCATAATGGAGACAGGCACACTGAGCGTGTCTTTATTGGCGCAAAGACATCTAGCGGCGGTACAGACTTTTGCCAGTGTACTGACTCGTGCACCCGATACCGAGCCTTCCACCCACCTGCCTGAGGGTCAGCCAGACGGCAGCGACAGCTTGAGCCAGGCTGGATTTTTACTAGAATATTTTGAAAGCTGCCGACTGCCTTATATAGCTGATGCGGCCATGTCTCTAGATTGTCGCTTGGTGCATAAACTGGCACTGCCTCAATCCACACTCATAATTTTCAATGTTGTAGCCAGCTCAGTCGGCAAAAGTACCCCACTGATCCGCTACAATCGCAGCTATGCCACAATCACTTCTGACCTTATTGCCGCCCAGGATGTCTATCCAGTCTAGATTGACTCTAGCTTTGTCGCTCCTTTTGAGCGTCAATCTACTGCTTACCCCCCTGGCTTATGGACAGGATAAAAACAAAGCTTTTGATACGCCTCAAACTCCTGAGGCTGACATGCATTATTTATTTGAAGGTCGCGATTTTTATAAAAAAGGTGACCTCAACTCGGCAATGCAATCATTTAAGGAGTTAGCACGTATCCGACCAAACAATCTAGCCGTGCACTTTTGGATTGGTCTTATCTATGACGAGACTAATAACACTAAGTCCGCCATGGACGAATACGCCACCTGCCTTAAGCTAGCGGCATCGGTCAATATGGACGCTCCCGAATTGCGCATCAATCTCGGCAATTCACTTGCCCGTGAAAATTATAATAAAGAGGCACTCTTTGACTTTAGACGTGCTATCGAAATCGACAAACGTTACACTCTGGCCAATCTGGGGCTGGCTAAAAGTTTGCTAGCAACTGGTGACTATGACAGCGCACTTACAGCAGCCGATCTCTATCAGCGCGCCGGCGGCAACGATATCAATCTATATTTGATCAAGGGGCTGGCTCTCGCTTGTAAAGGCTCAAGTCAGGAAGCAAGTACTCATCTAAAAATGTATTTGCAAGGTGCCAGAGCAAAAGACAATGCCACCACCGGCGGTAACACAACAGCTGCCGCCATGCAACTTGCCATTGCAACCTTAAGAGAGATTGAACTCGCTCCCTAGACAAGAGCTATAAAATGGTCCGATAGTAAAGCGGGAAATTTTTATGGCTAAGGAAGTAATGGAGCCTAAAACAGAAGCACAAGCCGTCCTCTGGGGGCCACGGACCACCCGCTGGCTGGCACGCTCACGTGCTGGCGCCATGAAATACCAGGAAGCAAGGCTGCATCCGTTGATGTTTGATGCTCTGGCCATGACTTACAAAGCCCGCATCGCCACGCACCGCGCCCTGGACCAGGTCACCAGCGCTGACAAGCTCAAAACCCAGATACTGACTGAGATCTTGAGTGGGCAATGGAAAGAGCAAATGGTGGTAGACCCACTCAGCTCACCCTTTGGCGAAGCGGTGCTGGATAATTTTAATGAGATTTTGGAAGGACGTGTCAGACAGCTATTGGGCATAAGCCCTGACGACCCGGAGCAAGAGCACATCAGCGAAAACCCACTGACCGGCGCTGATTACTATCTAGTGGCCAGCCGCATCGCTATGCTGATTAGCCTTAAAGACCTGGAGAGTACACTGCTGGAGCTTGAGCGGTTGGTATTGCGCAAGTTTTTAGAGATAGAGATGTCTCTATCGGTAGGCGACAATGAGCTTGCGCCATCAGTCAAAAGCATCAGACAAAATATCTGCCGCCAGTTTAAGAGCTTTGGCGGCACAGCCGAGCGCCATCTGCGCCAGATCAAAGCCACAAAAGAGCGTCTTTTGGAGATGCCTCTGTCCGAGAGCGTGGGCTTTTGCAAGATTTTTGCTAGAGAGCTATCCATAGTCAGCGGTCTCAAACTATTGCCCGGCGAAAGCGTCGAAAGCGGCAAGATTTGTGAGTCAGCGTTAATAGACATAGCGCAAGTGGCGGCCGCTCAAAAACAACTAGCTCTAGAGCTAGTAAGGCTCTGTCGGGCTTATATTGGTGTCGAGGAAGAATTTACCGAGCCTGCAGTGCTCAAGAGCTTTAAGGATACGCTGCATCTTGCCTGCATCCGTGTACAGGCTGAAGAAAACCAGGTAACCCTGGCTCTAGAGACACATCTGGGACCTTCTGCCTGCCCAGCTTTGACCATCGCCTGTCAGAGTATCTTAACGGCAGCAGATGCCCTCAAAAGCTCTATCAGGAGCTTTAATCATGGCTATGTGGCCAAAGCAATACTGCGCTAAGTGGCTCAACTAGATCTTCTTATGGAGATCGTCTCATAGAGATCGTCTTAAGAAATCCACTTTACAATAACAAAATCATCATCGCACCACAGGCGGTGCAGAGCTTGGCGCCAAAATCCAGTCGACGCTTTTTAATCTTTAAGATGAGATCGCAGCCCCAGCAGGTTTCGAGGATCGGCGATATAGCCCACATATAAAACCACAATCAATTCGCCACCCGATCTACCACTAGCAGGCCACTGAGATGAAGAAATATGAAAGCGATTTGATCTGGCAAATCGTTCAAATTTGGTTACCATAAGTATCCGCATGGCATCCGACCCCAAACACCATGCACACATACATAAGAGGGGTACAGTCGGTCTGAGTTGCAGGCACTGAGGAGACAAAGCCTTTATGTTTAGCGGATATCGTTTCGAA comes from the Candidatus Obscuribacter sp. genome and includes:
- a CDS encoding tetratricopeptide repeat protein, coding for MNQRLNIIGLLIALCATLPLTDELVLAADNSHAGAATRSTASASQPAMTAAQLAQEIDNLRAKVESEPGDAKLRYTLAEYLKKAGRNKEAARQYLQVTESEPAFYHAYHQLTLTTQDKHILDEAQGRLTFLMEEKPKDLLLRVALSEIYERKGDYFQAGKVLVDLVYQNAVPDKYLTKVTNRIRLMQAKAKDSHALDKVSNFDEQMETAPPPLPESTLNRDLSISKVKEPRVMQGFGHATLLP
- a CDS encoding sulfurtransferase TusA family protein — protein: METLDLRGVKCPTNFVKTRLKLDKMAKGDQLTVLLDAGEPVESVSSSVVSEGHVIENSDWQESGHYKVVIRRS
- a CDS encoding 5'-nucleotidase C-terminal domain-containing protein, which translates into the protein MTLESTTNPIEQPAKAAPSSPGENIPLSLLGVSTNKSPEGQLARPSDMLSGKALAMDNKLLDQSIAIARTKPVKDSQFASTAVDMTSSLTAAMGGTVTFALARSTAVGKVALPLAMVAGGVLKYGSKSGLEHAFIPEDKRTTSYKDLGWGAVDAVSGVGASAVERVVAARYFTSLGKAELGSAISAPVAEHTGRLLASESLKEGFKASAVRGIAGGTTGSAIWSVPHRTASNWEAIKDDPLSGLTKTAGEVVSDSALGAILGGGLGTTATAAMRYKDIAGKTKALLMPEKDLLRLDNYHINDFHSNTEQLPRIATMVKTLEAKSAQNGVDARFFVPGDIESGRVNFAFTKGGAIENEALMRAGAKELVPGNHAYDAPGGRGDVPRYPAVMEPLLQKHPDVSLIAANLDVSAYDQYQRILKPYVVRTVTQGDKQVKVGTIGLTTEEGAIEALKYQDAALVAERAVRELNAQGVNVINIHSHLGLGEDVKLAQHLISKDLKVAGIFGGHSHDALPRPMWVGPNPSMPKGAGNFEIPIAQAGDSGKWIGEMQQAIRPDGTSHRYQTTGRLHQVGANVPEDPGIRKFLDDNLSEINALKSESYDAIALSPYTVANSRNRETAIGNLMADAINDGLQKRLGDQAPQAVMVHSGGIRADIPANQTLTRLDIANVVMNAGKREGEAKELVKVTLTGQQVKDALEYGLRERATTKPVSLSEKLKSLFSGGQSELVDEPGNFVQTSGLRYAFDVSKPGLTPQGGGQRIVDLQIRNSQGVFEAVKPDQTYTIATRFHPVDKWNKYNIFGQGKTIEQVHQEINAMPLEYSQVDLIGDYIRGKRLDPAIIGAPEGRIVNRSPLEGEGLLKPGRSLTVQPIVAGQARAKESDK
- a CDS encoding flavin reductase, whose protein sequence is MTLEENFELARQLTCPVVIIAAPGPNNSYHAMVSTLSYASLDPLLFSTSVYLSSRTGQSIMETGTLSVSLLAQRHLAAVQTFASVLTRAPDTEPSTHLPEGQPDGSDSLSQAGFLLEYFESCRLPYIADAAMSLDCRLVHKLALPQSTLIIFNVVASSVGKSTPLIRYNRSYATITSDLIAAQDVYPV
- a CDS encoding tetratricopeptide repeat protein — protein: MSIQSRLTLALSLLLSVNLLLTPLAYGQDKNKAFDTPQTPEADMHYLFEGRDFYKKGDLNSAMQSFKELARIRPNNLAVHFWIGLIYDETNNTKSAMDEYATCLKLAASVNMDAPELRINLGNSLARENYNKEALFDFRRAIEIDKRYTLANLGLAKSLLATGDYDSALTAADLYQRAGGNDINLYLIKGLALACKGSSQEASTHLKMYLQGARAKDNATTGGNTTAAAMQLAIATLREIELAP